The genome window AAAAAGACAACTATACCATACTTTATCTAAGTCCATCTTCAGTAACAATATCAAGATTTTACAAAATTCTTTGTTCGATTAAATATGATTTTATTTATACAAATAGTTTAATGTCTGAGTTTACAAGATACTTATTTTTAAATAATTTTCTTTTAAGAAATAAAATCATAGTAGCTCCTAGAGGTGAACTGCATTCTGGAGCTCTTTCTATTAAAAAAGATAAGAAAAAACCTTATATATGGTTTGTTAAAAAGTTTATTTTAGAAAAAATCATATGGCACGCTACTGATTATGTTGAAAAGGTTTCTATAAGCCAACTTTTTGGTAACCGCGATATTAGATTAGCTCCAGATACTACTAGCCTTTTGGCACCCAGAAAGTACTATCAGAAAAGAAGTGATCAAGTAAGCTTTGTTTATATATCCCGTATAACGCAGAAGAAAGGATTGATTTATTTTTTAGAGCTACTAAAAAATGATTTTAATGGAGTTATAACTTTTGATATTTTTGGACCTATTGATGAAGCATATTGGAAAGAGTGTCAGGCAATAATATCAAAGAAAGCCTCTAAATGTATAATCACTTATAAAGGTACCATAGCTCACGAGCTAATTAATGAAGTTTTACATAAATATGATTTTTTTGTCTTGCCGACATTTGGTGAAAATTTTGGACATGCTATTATTGAGGCTATGTCAGCAGGTGTTCCTGTCTTAATTAGTGATCAAACCCAGTGGAAAAACCTCGCTCCGATCAATGCTGGTTGGGATATTTCTCTGGGTCAAAAAGAGAAATGGATTGATATTGTCCAGTTTTGCATTACAGTGTCTAATGAGGAATATCAGAAAATTTCAAAGAATGCAGTTGGTGTAGCAGAAAATTACATAAAAAGTGTAAATTTTGAGAAAGAATATCTAGAGCTCTTTAATTGATACTTTGATGTGTGGTATAGTCGGGGCAGTTTCTTCTAACAATGATCTTATTGAGACATATCATGCTATTTCACATAGAGGACCAGATGATGAGGGAATTTTTACAGACAAATACCTTCAGCTAGGCCATCGTCGGTTGTCTATCCTTGACCTTTCATCCAATGGACATCAACCTATGCTTTCAGAGGATGAGCGATATGTTATTATTTTCAACGGAGAAATATATAACCATTTAAGCATAAGGGAGGAGCTTACTGATAAATATTCATTTCGGTCTACTAGCGATACTGAGACAATACTATATGGATACATTGAGTTTGGTAAAGCTTTATTTAATCGCCTGAATGGCATTTTTGCTTTGGCAATTTATGACAAGCAGACGCAGGATCTTATTATTGTCCGTGATCAATTTGGTATAAAACCGCTTTATTATTATTTTAATAAGGAAGTACTTTTCTTTTCTTCCGAAGTTAAGGCTTTATCAAAGCTTTCTGATTTTGATAAGTCTATCGATCACGAAGCAATTCTTAACTATATTCAATTTTTATGGTCTCCAGGTGAAAAGACACCCTTTAAGCATGTAAAAAAACTATTGCCTGGCCATTACATTGAAGTTAATGTCCGAAATCTGTCAACTTTTTCTATTACAAAATATTATGAATTAACCTTTGATGGCTCTTATAGTACTAAATCTGAAGAAGAGTTAATAGATGAACTTGATGAGAAATTACTGAAAGCCGTCGAGCGTCAATTGTTATCCGATGTCCCCGTTGGTTTTTTTCTCTCAGGAGGCCTAGACTCTAGTGCTATTGTAGCCATGGCGCGCCGCTTATATCCAGAGCGTAAGCTGCAATGTTACACGGTTGACACAGGCAGTGGAGGGAAAAACTTCGAAGGCTTTGCGGACGATTTACCTTATGCCGTTAAGGTAGCCAGATTCTTAAATGCAGATTTGCAAATTGTAAATGCTAAACTGGATATCGTCAAAGATTTTGATAAAATGATTTATCATCTTGATGAGCCACAAGCAGATGCTGCCCCCCTAAATGTATTAAATATTTGCCGTAAAGCGCGTGAGGATGGGTATGTTGTTTTGCTAGGAGGCACTGCTGGAGATGATATATTTTCGGGATATCGACGTCATCAGGCTTTGTACTATGAAAACTATTTTCACTTATTGCCGCAAGTAGTGAAGCTCTCCCTTGCTCGTTTAGTTACCCCGCTTAATACAAAAAGGCCCCTTACCCGACGAATTCGCAAGTTGATTCAGGATATTGCCCAGCCAGAGTTAGTTCGCTATTCTAATTTCTTTTCCTGGCTACCAACTCACATACTGCATAATTTAGTAGCGGATAAACATAAACAATATCTTAGTAATTATTCTCCTATAAATCAGTTAATTGAATCACTGAAAAATATACCGCTTGAAACAAATAATCTCAATAAAATGCTTTATTGGGATCTTAAATACTTTCTTGCCGACCATAATCTAAACTACACAGATAAGATGAGTATGGCAGTAGGTGTAGAGGTCAGGGTTCCTTTCCTAGATAAGGAATTAGTGGAATTTAGTACAAAAATTCCGCCGGCTCTGAAATTGAAAGGAACAACAACGAAATATTTGCTTCGGAAGGTAATGGAACGGTATCTACCAAAAGAAATAATTTACCGTCCTAAAGCTGGTTTTGGGGCGCCCGTACGACAGTGGATAGTTAATGATTTAGGCGAGCTTATTGATGATTATTTGTCTTATGAATCTATCGAAAAGCGCGGATTATTTGATTACGAGGCGGTCCAGCAACTTCTTGTTGATAACAAAAAGGGATATATTGACGCTTCTTATCCTATTTGGGCGCTCTTAGCAATTGAAAGTTGGATGAGGCAGTTCGTTGACTAAGTAGTTATTTAACTATAATCCTTAATTGCTATGTATCTCTTTATTAAAAAGCTATTCCATAAATTATATTATAAAGTATATGAAGGCAAAGTAACTACTTTTTCAGGGCTTGAAAAACTTTCAGGATATAAGTGGATACTAGGATCCTCAATTGGAAGAGCTTACCACAAAGGCTATTATGAGCCTAACGTGACTAAATTGTTTCTGAAATACCTGAAACAAGATACTGTTTTTATAGATATCGGTGCACATGTAGGATATTATAGCTTATTATCTGCGGCTAGTGCCCCTTTAGGCCATGTATATAGCTTCGAACCCTTTTATGAAAACTATATTTATTGTAATCGGATAAAAGAACTAAATACAGTTTCAAATTGGACTATTGAGCAGAAAGCGGTTGGCGATAGAAATGGAATACTCTATTTTAATGAAGGCCCTACTTCCACCACAGGCAAAGTTTCATATACGGAAGGCAACAGAGTAGAAGCTATATCAATAGATAATTATCTAAAGGAGAAATCGATTAAAAAGATTGATTTAATTAAGATTGATGTAGAAGGATTTGGGGGGAATGTATTGCGCGGTGCAATTAATACAATTAAGATTTATAAGCCAATTATTATTATGGAGTTTCATAGCAATAGTGATGAGAAAGAGGTATTTGGAGAGTTGCTATCTGATGATTATAATATATACAATCTTGATAAAGATGCTCCAATCAAATTGGATGAAGATAATACTCTTTTTGTATATGCAGTTCCTAAAGAAAACGCATGAAACAAATTATACAAAATCTTAAAAACGGCGAAACCTTATTAGAGGAAGTACCCGCCCCGATTGTCAGAAGAGGCTGCGTTCTGATTCGGACAACGCGTAGTTTGGTTTCACTCGGCACAGAGCGTATGCTGGTTGAATTTGGGAAAGCAAACTTGATTGAAAAAGCTCGGCAGCAACCAGATAAGGTAAAACAGGTACTAGATAAAATCAAAACGGATGGGTTGATGCCAACCCTCGAGGCTGTTTTCAATAAACTGGAACAACCTCTACCACTAGGATATTGCAATGTTGGTCGGGTCATGGCCGTCGGGGAAGGAGTAACCGAGTTTCAGGTGGGGGACCGCGTGGCTTCGAACGGCCAACATGCCGAGTTTGTGTGCGTTCCTAAAAACCTGGTCGCTTCGATTCCAGACCAGGTAACCGATGAAGCAGCCGCATTTACCGTCATTGGATCTATTGGTTTACAGGGAATTAGATTGTTGTCGCCTACGTTTGGTGAAACGGTTGTGGTGATAGGCTTGGGGCTGATTGGGCTATTAACCGCCGAACTACTTCGGGCCAACGGATGCCGGGTAGTAGGTTTTGATTTTGATGCTGAAAAAGTAAGTATTGCGCAGAAAAAAGGCATTTTGGCCGTTAATCTCTCCGATGGTACAAACCCCGTCAAGTACATTGAAAACCTGACCAATGGTGTAGGAGCTGACGGTGTTATTATTACGGCCTCCAATAAAAGCAATGACATCATTGCCCAGGCGGCGCACATGAGCCGGAAGCGGGGTAAAATCATTCTGGTGGGCGTAATCGGTCTGGATGTGAAACGAGCCGACTTTTACGAGAAAGAACTCACCTTTCAGGTTTCCTGTTCGTATGGACCTGGCCGTTATGACGACGATTACGAACAAAAAGGGGTGGATTATCCATTATCCTTTGTTCGGTGGACTGAAAAACGAAACTTTGAAGCCATACTGCAAGCGCTGGCAGCGGGCCAATTAGATGTTAAGCCATTGATAAGCGAGGTTATTCCGTTGGCGTCATTTCGGGATATATACGGGGGAATTGGCACTTCACGGTCTATTGCTACTATTTTTACCTATCCAGAGAAAGCAACGTATAACACCACCGAAAGTCTGCCATCAGCTACGTTTAAGGGTGGTAAAGGAGTTATTGGGATTATTGGAGCGGGGAATTTCACCAAGATGACCATTCTGCCAAATATGAAAGACTCGTCGGCAACCATCAAATACATTGCTAGTTCGGGCGGAGTGAATGGGACCGCATTAGCGAAAAAATATGGGATTAGTAACAGCACAACCGATTATAAGTCGATACTGGACGACAAAGAAACCGATCTGGTGATGATCACGACGCGGCATAACCAACACGCGTCGATGACCATTGAAGCACTGAATGCGGGAAAACACGTCTTTGTGGAAAAGCCACTTGCGCTAAATACCGACGAGCTTGAAAAAATCATCCAGGCTTACCAAGTGGCTGACCGTACCTTGACCGTTGGCTTTAACCGCCGTTTTTCGCCGCACGTCCAGAAGATGAAAACGCTGCTGGGAAGCGGCCCCATGAATGTCATTGCTACGATGAATGCCGGTGCTATTCCTGCCAGTTCTTGGGTGCATGATCTTAAAATCGGTGGTGGACGAATCCTTGGTGAGGCTTGTCATTTTATCGACTTGATGACTTTTCTGACGGGCAGCCTCGTCGAACAGGTTTGTATGAATGCGATGGGTGAAAACCCAACTGGAGCGACAGACAATGCTTCGATTCTGCTCAAATTTGCTAATGGATCAACGGGAGTAGTAAACTACTTTTCGAACGGCCATAAAGCCTATTCCAAAGAGCGGGTTGAGGTTTACTCGCAAGAACGAACCTTTGTTCTGGATAATTTCCGGACATTGGACGGCTTCGGATTTAAGGGCTTTTCGAGTCTGAAAACCAAACTAGATAAAGGGCACCGCAAGCAATTTGAGCTACTGGTCCAGCAAATTCAGCAGGGTGGAGACGCCCTTATTCCATTTGAGGAGTTAATTAATACCTCGCGCGCTACGTTAGCTGCTATTGAGAGCCTGAAACAAGGCCGATGGATTGCCATTTCGGAAATGTTAGCTCCTAAAGAGTCTACTGGAAACGTATTTGCAAATGCTGAAGCCTGAACATGCGGCAAAAGGTTAAATTACTGCGTCAGCTATGGCAAAATATGGGATGGCGCTATGTCCGGTATCGGCTGGGCCATGAAGTAAAACGGCGGACTGGTTTACTGAAGAAAAATTTTCCAACCACGTTTACGCCAAAGACATTCATTACACAGGCCAATTGGAAACAATCGGCTAAACCTTTCTTTTTTGTCAGCCGCGAGAAAGTAGCGTTTCCAAAGCAGAAAACTCCTTCCTTACAGCGGGCGGCGCAGGAAATTCTGGCTGGTAATATTCTGTTCTTTAACGCTGACTATAAACCGCTTGGCCTGAATTACGATTGGGTTACCAATCCGGATAATAGTTATACGTATCCGCTCAAGCACTGGACCGAAATTCCTGACTTTTCCCCTGTTTCAGGTGATATCAAAGCGGTTTGGGAAAAGTCGCGGTTTGCTTACATCCTGACGCTGATTCGCTACGATTACCATTTTGAACACGATTGTTCGGATTTTGTCGTGGCAGAAATTCTGTCGTGGATAGCGGCTAACCCATTAAACCAGGGGCCTAATTACCGATGCAGTCAGGAAATTTCGTTGCGGGTTTTAAACTGGATTTTTGCCTTATATTATTACCGTGATTCCCCCGCTCTGACAGAAGAAGCCTTCTCGACAATATTAAATAGCATTCACTGGCAGATTCAGCACGTTTACAAGCATATCAATTTTTCGCGCATTGCCGTTCGGAACAACCACGCCATTACGGAGACATTGGCTTTGTATTTGGTTGGTCTGTTGATGCCTTTTTTTCCAGAATCCAACCAGTGGCACAAAGACGGCAAACGCTGGTTTGAAGAAGAAATTGCATACCAGATTTACGAAGATGGAAGCTTTCTTCAGTTTTCGATGAACTATCATCGGGTTGTTGTTCAGTTACTTACCTGGGCGTTACAACTGTCGAAGATTAATAAGGAAACCTTGAGTCCGGTCGTGCAGCAACGCGCAGAAGCATCTATTCATTTTCTCCGGGCTTGTCAGGATCAGTCGGGTTGGTTGCCCAACTACGGCGCTAATGATGGCGCTTTGTTTTTTCCGCTAAACAATTGTGGTTATCGTGATTATCGGCCACAACTTCAGGCATTAGCTAGTTGCGTCGCCGCTGATTTAGGGTATGGTCCGGGAGAATGGCAGGAAGATGCATATTGGTACGGCCTGCATCAACCAACTAACCATGTCTGGCAAAAGCCACCCGAGGAGGCGTTAAATAGGTTTGATCTTGGTGGATATTACACGATTCGGGATGGAGAGACGCTGACTTTTGTACGTTGCGGGCGGCACAAAGACCGTCCGTCGCAGGCCGACAATCTGCATCTGGATATTTGGGTGAAGGGCAGGAATATTTTACGGGATGCTGGCTCGTATAAATACAATACTGAAGAGGCATTCCGGCGTTTTTTTAATGGAACAGCTTCCCACAATACAGTAATGCTAGGTCATTACGACCAAATGGAAAAAGGGCCTCGTTTCATCTGGTTCGATTGGTCGCAGGCCGTAGAAGCAAGTCTTTCGGAAACGGCAGAAGCCTATATCTTTGAAGGAACCATTCAAGCTTTTGCGCATGTTAGTCCAGGCATCACGCATACACGCAAGGTTCTTAAATATAAAAATAGTTTTGTCTGGGAAATAACTGATATATTTAGCCATACCGCTGGCCTTCCGCTACAACAGATCTGGAATCCGTCGGATGACTTTTCTGAAAATTGCCAAATCTCGGCTAGCGATGCGGGCGGGAAAAAACTAGTTGCTGAAATGCGGGATGGCTGGTATTCCGGGCTATACGGTGTTAAGGTAGCAACTCAGCAACTGGTCTTCTCAACGCAGGAGAATCAGCTAACCACCCGAATTGAATACACCATTACTGATTAATTGATGCGCATTTTATTGATACACCAATATTTTCTGGACAGCCAGGAAGGCGGTGGTTCCCGCTGGAATGAAATGAGTCGTCTTTGGGCCGAAAAAGGACATAAGGTAACTGTACTGGCTGGAATGGTGAGTTATACGAAAGGCGTTAAATCGGATAAATACAAGGGTAAGTATTTCTACCAGGAGGACTACGTGCCCGGTGTAAATATCGTTCGTTGCCATGTTTCGGAAGCTTATAACGTAAATTTTTTAGGCCGCTTGTGGGCTTATTTTTCGTTTGTTTTTTCGAGTATCTGGGCCGGTATGTTCAAAATAAAAGGCCAGTATGATGTAATTGTAGTGACTTCACCGCCGCTTTTTGTGGGCATTACGGCTTATGTGTTATCCAGTATTAAGCGGGTGCCCTTTGTTTTTGAAGTTCGGGATTTATGGCCCGAATCGGCTATTGATACGGGCGTACTGACCAATAAACTGATCATTCGGTTTGCGTACTGGTTTGAACAATTTGTTTACCGAAAGGCCAGATTGATAAACGTATTGACACCAGCGTTCCGAGACACATTGATTCAAAAGAAAGGTGTACCTGCCGAGAAAATCTGTTTCATTCCCAACGCAGCTGATTTTTCGCTTTCAGAGGAGCTCCTGCATACCTTTGACGCCAAACTATTCCGCCGTGAGCTAGGCATCGACGATAAACTAGTTATCACTTATGTTGGTGCGCATGGCGTGGCCAATCACCTGGTGCAGGTTCTGGACACGGCTGAACGACTACGAGATACCAAGGCTTATTTCATGTTGATTGGCGATGGCATGCAGAAAAAAGAATTGATGAGAGATGCCCAGCAGCGCGGCTTGGCAAATGTCCGGTTCATTGATTCAGTAGCCAAGCGAGAGGTTTTTAAGTTTATCCTGGCGTCGGATTTAGGGACCTCGGTGCTGAAAAAAGCCGATACCTTTAAGACGGTTTATTCGAATAAAACATTCGACTATATGGCCTGCAAAAAACCGATCCTAATGGTGATTGATGGTATTTCGCGCCAGTTGGTAGAGGAAGCGCAAGCCGGTGTTTTTGTCGAGCCTGAAGCCCCGGACAAGTATACCGCCGAAGTTCAAAACTACCTGCAAAATCCAGACCTGATCGCAAAGCAGGGAACCAATGGTTACCTGTATGCGAAGAAGCATTTTGATCGAACGGTACTAGCCGATAACTACATAACTATACTGGAAAAATGTATCGGACAGGGTTCAAGCCATTGATCGATTACACGCTTGCTTTACTGGGGCTGTTGCTTAGCTGGCCAATTTTACTGATCACCGCCATAGTTTTAAGCGTAGCCAACGAGGGGAAAGCGTTTTTTTTACAGCCACGTCCGGGTAAACATGGCCGCGTATTTCGCATTATCAAATTCAAAACGATGAATGATAAGCGCGATGCGGTAGGTAATTTGTTGCCAGACAAGGAACGCCTGACCTGGGTCGGCCAGCTAGTACGCAAAACGTCAATTGATGAACTGCCACAGTTACTAAATGTGCTAAAAGGAGATATGAGCCTTATCGGCCCCCGGCCTTTGCTGGTCGACTATCTTCCCTTGTACAATAGCCAGCAGCGGCGAAGGCACGATGTAAAGCCTGGAATAACGGGTTGGGCGCAGGTTAATGGCCGAAATGCAATTTCCTGGCAGGAAAAATTTGCTTATGATGTCTGGTATGTAGATAATGTATCGTTTTATCTGGACGTAAAAATTATAGCCTTGACACTCAAGAAATTTATTCGTCCCGAAGGAATTTCATCCGCAACCTCGGTAACGATGGAGCGATTTACCGGTAATCATTAACTATGCTGCTATTCGGAGCCAGTGGACACGCCAAAGTAATTATTAGCTGTTTAGAAGCTTACTCCATTCCCGTTGAAGGAATTTTTGATGATGATGTGAGCAAAAAAAGCCTGTGGAATATTCCGGTTATAGGGAAATATAACCCTCAGTTTTTACCCGAAAGTAACCTGATTATTTCGGTTGGATACAATGCTATTCGGTACCAACTGGCGGCAAACAGTAAGCATGCCTTTGGGCAAATCGTTCATCCGACAGTCATAATCGATAAAAATGCGTCGGTTGGCGCAGGGAGTGTCATTCTACAACGTGCAGTGATTCAGACAGAAGTGAAAATTGGACGGCACGTGATCATCAACACAAGTGCTTCGGTCGATCATGAATGCGTTATTGGTGATTTTGTGCATGTCGCTCCGAACGCTACCCTTTGCGGTAACGTAAAAGTAGGTGAAGGAACCCTGATTGGGGCAGGCGCTGTAGTTGTCCCTAACTTGCACATTGGCCGTTGGGCTACGATCGGAGCCGGGGCAGTGATAACGCGCGACATTCCTGACTATGCCGTTGTTTATGGAAATCCCGGTCGAATCATTAAATACCAAGAGCCTGTGCTATGAAACCAAAAATCTGGCTATCGTCACCGCATATGGGCGGTAATGAGACAAAATACATTCAGGAAGCATTCGATACCAATTGGATTGCGCCGCTAGGACCACATGTTGACGCCTTTGAAAAAGCACTTTGTACCTATACGGGTGTCAAACACGCGGCGGCTTTGTCTTCTGGAACAGCGGCTTTACATCTTGCTTTAATCTTAGTAGGCGTTGGCTATGGCGATGAAGTTTTGTGCCAGTCATTCACGTTTTCTGCGAGTGCCAACCCCATTGCTTACCAGGGCGCTACACCAATTTTCATTGATAGCGAACGAGAAACCTGGAACATGTGCCCAGTCGCTTTAGAAGAAGCGATCAAAGACCGCCTGAAAAAGAACAAGAAGCCTAAGGCCGTTATTGTAGTGCATTTATACGGCATGCCCGCCCAGATGACTGCTATCCAGGCTATTTGTGAGCAATACGGAATACCGCTCATTGAAGACGCTGCCGAAGCATTGGGGTCAACCTACAAGGGCCAGGCAATGGGCAGTTTTGGGAAGCTAGGAATTTTGTCATTTAACGGAAATAAGATCATCACTACTTCCGGCGGGGGAGCTTTGTTAGGTAATGAGGAGGCGTTGATTACCAAATCGCGTTTTCTGGCTACGCAGGCGAGAGACCCAGCACCACACTACCAGCATTCGCACATTGGGTATAACTACCGCTTGAGCAACGTTTGCGCGGCCATTGGACTTGGACAGATGGAGGTGTTACCCACGCGGATTGAACGGCGGCGGGCTAATTTCCACTTTTATCAGGAGGAGCTTAAAGCGTATCCATTTATTGAGTTTCAGCCGGAGCTTGCAGATAGTTTTTCCAATCGTTGGTTATCTGCACTGGTCGTTAACGAATCTGCTGAAATTTCCCGGGAAGACTTGCGGCTAGCGCTGGAAGCAGAAAACATTGAGGCCCGTCCGCTTTGGAAGCCTCTGCACCTACAGCCTGTCTTTGAGGAAGCACCTTACTACGGAGGCGGCGTTTGTGAAGATTTATTCAATCGGGGTTTGTGTTTGCCTTCGGGATCTAATCTAAGCCAGGAAGACTTAACGCGCATAGTAGATACGATCAAGACTTTATTTTGAAAGTACACTCGTTAAGGCAAGCATTAATATCTATATAAAAGAAAACCCCGCTCGCGATCGCGAGCGGGGTTTTCTTTTATTGTTACTGGTTTGATTACGGTACTAACCGCAATTCAACCCGACGGTTTTTCTGCAGACCATTGCGCGAAGTGTCGCCAATTGGTTTGAATGAACCGAATGCATCGATAACGATACGGTTTGCGTCGTTCAGACCTGCTTTAACTAGGTAGTTTCTAACAGCTTCAACACGGCGGCGTGACAGAGCGATGTTGTAACGGTCAGATGCCCGGCGGTCAGCGTGACCTGATAGTTGCAGACGGCACTGAGTTTTGTTCAGTAACTCTACTACCTTGTTCAGCATTTCGTAATACTGCGGCTTGATGATGTTCTTATCAGTATCAAACTGAACGTTTGCGAAGATTTCAGCACAAGCAATTCCTGGCAGAGCAGCACTTACGTACTTGTCAAAGTCGATGGCTTCACCAGCTCCCGATACGATGCTACCTGCTGGCGTGTTTGGCTGACGGTCGAAGTAGTCAGAAACACCATCGTTATCAGAGTCAAGCAGCAAGCGAGGATCGATGTCTTTAGGACGGTTTGCCTTCGCTACTGAGTCGATTTGCTCCAGAGTCAGGATGACTGGTGGTTTGATCAGGTTACGAGGATCGGTCCAACGCAGGTGATAAGTACC of Tellurirhabdus bombi contains these proteins:
- a CDS encoding DegT/DnrJ/EryC1/StrS family aminotransferase: MKPKIWLSSPHMGGNETKYIQEAFDTNWIAPLGPHVDAFEKALCTYTGVKHAAALSSGTAALHLALILVGVGYGDEVLCQSFTFSASANPIAYQGATPIFIDSERETWNMCPVALEEAIKDRLKKNKKPKAVIVVHLYGMPAQMTAIQAICEQYGIPLIEDAAEALGSTYKGQAMGSFGKLGILSFNGNKIITTSGGGALLGNEEALITKSRFLATQARDPAPHYQHSHIGYNYRLSNVCAAIGLGQMEVLPTRIERRRANFHFYQEELKAYPFIEFQPELADSFSNRWLSALVVNESAEISREDLRLALEAENIEARPLWKPLHLQPVFEEAPYYGGGVCEDLFNRGLCLPSGSNLSQEDLTRIVDTIKTLF